A genomic window from Vagococcus entomophilus includes:
- a CDS encoding MucBP domain-containing protein — protein sequence MTSTFSTATSNFAHTTTNSLANKEPESLTQPEQKSIPNALNQTTKTQENLSNWMPDVYLQNAVARALEISVSEITKEKMLKLKRIEIGHLEENLASLQGLEYATNLKKFEHYWDSKVSDYSCLEGLVQLEEVSLNGVNVTDENFPMMGPNIELLNLTAASVTDAVYDKITPLKSLKHIVFQLNPHITTIAPLGTLTELEQIYIPKCGVSDMTVIKQLPKLSTLPAGDQNIGTLAPAITITEKELNYDALKHEIFLPFSMMPQRLTNFDGYIPPFVMSNDPDQLSIEINSQQLPSTRLLVSHEGVTISGVSKEELASIEKINFRAKLDNPRSSYAKPDNYFIYSISRGTYSRSFQVEHQQKNGTVQVQYLDRNGHPLRASKYLEGEVGKRYDASTSEYKLALAGYRLDETQLPQNANGLFLVDKQIVRYIYKETPVNAQNVTVYYLDENRHEIAEKKTIEGLVGEPYDTSTDKYCLSIEGYELDTNSLPDNRKGMLGTQAQVVEYCYKKMKAPTNSVSSESKDDSFSEMMDKQVDHATTNSSGKKTTNSSRGKGQVLPKTGEKKKPSFQFFGVFLIGALGLDFIQKKRIQNDWE from the coding sequence ATGACATCGACTTTTTCAACGGCGACATCTAATTTTGCTCATACGACAACGAACAGTTTAGCGAATAAAGAACCTGAGTCTTTAACGCAACCAGAACAAAAGTCAATTCCCAATGCCTTAAATCAAACAACTAAAACGCAAGAAAATCTTTCAAATTGGATGCCGGATGTCTACCTACAAAATGCAGTCGCACGCGCACTGGAAATTAGTGTGTCCGAGATTACAAAAGAAAAAATGTTAAAACTAAAGAGGATTGAAATTGGTCATTTAGAAGAGAATTTAGCAAGTTTACAGGGGCTAGAATATGCCACCAATCTCAAAAAATTTGAGCATTATTGGGACAGCAAAGTCAGCGATTATTCTTGTTTAGAAGGCTTAGTTCAGCTAGAAGAGGTTAGTCTTAATGGAGTAAATGTCACAGATGAAAATTTTCCAATGATGGGTCCAAATATTGAGCTATTAAATCTTACTGCTGCGAGTGTGACCGATGCGGTTTATGATAAAATTACGCCACTCAAGTCTTTAAAACATATTGTGTTTCAGCTGAATCCACATATTACAACTATTGCTCCTTTGGGAACGCTAACTGAGCTCGAGCAAATATACATTCCCAAATGTGGGGTAAGCGATATGACGGTGATTAAACAACTTCCGAAACTAAGTACTTTGCCGGCGGGGGACCAAAATATTGGAACGCTTGCCCCAGCGATAACGATCACAGAAAAAGAGTTAAATTACGATGCTCTCAAACATGAAATCTTTTTACCCTTTTCCATGATGCCTCAGCGTTTAACGAATTTTGATGGCTACATTCCGCCTTTTGTTATGAGCAATGATCCAGATCAGCTCTCCATTGAAATCAACAGTCAGCAACTACCATCTACCCGTTTGCTGGTTAGTCACGAAGGTGTGACAATTTCTGGAGTGTCAAAAGAAGAATTAGCGTCAATCGAAAAGATAAACTTTAGAGCAAAGCTAGACAATCCTAGAAGTTCGTATGCAAAACCTGATAACTATTTTATTTACTCGATATCAAGAGGAACTTATTCTCGTAGTTTTCAAGTAGAGCACCAGCAAAAAAATGGGACAGTTCAGGTTCAATACCTTGACCGAAATGGACACCCATTACGTGCATCAAAGTATCTAGAAGGGGAAGTTGGGAAAAGGTATGATGCGAGCACTTCAGAGTATAAATTAGCGCTTGCAGGGTATCGTTTGGATGAAACGCAACTTCCTCAAAATGCAAATGGACTATTCTTAGTAGATAAGCAAATAGTTAGGTATATTTACAAAGAAACACCCGTAAATGCGCAAAATGTGACCGTTTACTATTTGGATGAGAACCGGCATGAAATTGCGGAGAAAAAGACGATTGAAGGCTTGGTAGGAGAACCGTATGATACGTCTACAGATAAATATTGCCTCTCGATTGAGGGCTATGAGTTAGATACAAACAGCTTGCCTGATAATAGAAAAGGGATGTTAGGGACCCAAGCACAAGTGGTCGAGTATTGCTACAAAAAAATGAAAGCACCGACTAATAGCGTTTCTTCTGAAAGTAAGGACGATTCCTTTTCAGAAATGATGGACAAACAAGTGGATCATGCTACTACAAATAGCTCTGGTAAAAAAACTACTAACTCTAGTAGGGGGAAAGGTCAAGTACTTCCAAAAACGGGAGAAAAAAAGAAGCCATCTTTCCAATTTTTTGGTGTATTTTTGATAGGTGCACTAGGTTTAGATTTCATACAAAAGAAGCGGATTCAAAATGATTGGGAATAA
- the rpmG gene encoding 50S ribosomal protein L33 encodes MRVNITLECTECKERNYLSSKNKRNNAERLEVKKYCPRERKVTLHRETK; translated from the coding sequence ATGCGCGTAAATATTACATTAGAATGTACAGAGTGCAAAGAACGTAATTATCTTTCTAGCAAAAATAAACGTAACAATGCAGAACGTTTAGAAGTAAAAAAATATTGTCCACGTGAGCGTAAAGTTACTTTACACCGTGAAACAAAATAG
- a CDS encoding peptidoglycan D,D-transpeptidase FtsI family protein, whose protein sequence is MKEKITAWLASMKKNHGTPPKKSVIRKSHVPMRLNFLFFIVFILFVALIIQLSYLQIVNGNTFKENIASSTKKAVQTNAPRGMIYDSSGKALVSNQANQAIVFTRSPGMDAEDLLKLANKLNKLIDVPAEDLTIRDKKDYWLANTSNYKQAEKRLSESEKVDKHGDELASGKLYSKIVDKVTDQEISFDAQTLKAATIFKKMNGAYSLTPTFIKNTGVTNEEIAIIGENTADLSGISTGMDWTRSYPYGDTMSTILGTVSTEKAGLPADDINYYLTKGYSRNDRVGLSYLEKQYESVLRGTKAQTEVTLNKKQEIVDQTTTYAGEKGDNLMLTMNLDFQQKTADILKKYYQSLITSGAAKNSPGAYVVVTNPQNGEVLAMTGLTHDTTTGALEDDTLGTINKSFEPGSVVKGATISAGYEQKVISGNQVLVDEPIKLQSSASKSSWFNRSGQIALSAEQALELSSNAYMMKIVYLMLGQTYTPNSSIKLDTSVFKKLRSMYAQYGLGTNTGIDLPGESSGLVNSDLSADDIMGKALDLSYGNYDTYTALQLAQYVSTIANGGKRIAPHIVKGIYSNDSNGNLGDLKQMVTPKILNQVDISQDELAIIKQGFYNVVHGSNANRTGSLLQDAKMDVAGKTGTAETFAPNANDPQNPYSVVTSTFIGYAPASNPKVAVSVVLPRLENESAHANLLIAKEIFNLYADMYGAN, encoded by the coding sequence ATGAAAGAAAAAATCACGGCATGGCTAGCATCAATGAAAAAAAATCATGGGACTCCACCTAAAAAATCAGTTATTCGGAAATCGCATGTTCCTATGCGTTTAAATTTTTTATTTTTTATTGTATTTATTTTGTTTGTAGCACTTATTATTCAACTATCCTATTTACAGATTGTAAATGGTAATACCTTTAAAGAAAATATTGCTTCCTCGACGAAAAAGGCAGTTCAAACTAATGCGCCAAGAGGGATGATTTATGACTCTTCAGGAAAAGCATTGGTTAGTAATCAAGCTAATCAAGCAATCGTATTTACAAGAAGTCCTGGTATGGATGCAGAAGATCTTTTAAAATTAGCCAACAAACTCAATAAATTGATTGATGTTCCGGCTGAGGATTTGACGATAAGGGATAAAAAAGATTATTGGTTAGCGAATACGAGTAATTACAAGCAAGCAGAAAAACGCCTCTCCGAGTCTGAAAAGGTCGATAAGCACGGGGATGAATTGGCTTCAGGTAAGCTATATAGTAAGATTGTAGACAAAGTAACCGACCAAGAAATCAGCTTTGATGCACAGACGCTAAAAGCAGCAACCATCTTTAAAAAGATGAATGGAGCTTATTCTCTAACGCCGACTTTTATCAAAAATACAGGTGTAACAAATGAAGAAATCGCAATTATTGGCGAAAATACTGCAGATTTATCCGGGATTTCTACAGGAATGGATTGGACTCGCTCCTATCCTTATGGCGACACAATGAGCACGATTTTAGGAACTGTATCAACAGAGAAAGCTGGATTACCAGCGGACGATATCAATTATTATTTAACAAAAGGCTATTCTAGAAATGACCGTGTTGGCTTGAGTTACTTAGAAAAGCAATACGAATCAGTATTAAGAGGAACCAAAGCGCAAACAGAAGTAACTTTAAATAAAAAACAGGAGATTGTCGACCAAACTACCACATACGCGGGTGAAAAAGGCGACAACTTGATGCTGACAATGAATCTGGATTTTCAGCAGAAAACTGCAGACATTTTGAAGAAATATTATCAAAGCCTAATCACGAGTGGTGCAGCTAAGAACTCTCCTGGTGCGTACGTGGTTGTCACCAATCCCCAAAATGGGGAAGTTTTAGCGATGACTGGTTTAACGCATGATACCACAACGGGGGCTTTGGAAGATGATACACTTGGAACAATCAATAAGTCGTTTGAGCCTGGTTCTGTTGTCAAAGGGGCAACGATTAGTGCAGGTTATGAACAAAAAGTGATTAGTGGCAACCAAGTGTTGGTTGATGAACCAATCAAACTTCAAAGTAGTGCCTCGAAAAGCTCGTGGTTTAACCGGAGTGGACAAATTGCATTGTCGGCTGAGCAAGCACTAGAGCTTTCTTCAAATGCTTATATGATGAAAATTGTGTATCTGATGTTAGGTCAAACCTATACGCCAAATTCTAGTATTAAACTGGATACGAGTGTCTTTAAAAAGCTACGTTCAATGTATGCCCAATATGGACTTGGAACAAATACAGGAATTGATTTACCAGGTGAATCAAGTGGACTAGTGAATAGTGATCTATCAGCAGATGATATCATGGGGAAAGCGCTCGATTTGTCTTATGGAAACTATGATACGTATACCGCGTTGCAGCTTGCTCAATATGTTTCTACGATTGCAAACGGTGGAAAGCGTATTGCACCTCACATTGTGAAAGGAATTTATTCTAATGACAGCAATGGCAACTTAGGGGATTTAAAACAAATGGTCACACCTAAAATTTTAAATCAGGTGGATATCAGCCAAGATGAATTAGCGATTATTAAACAAGGGTTCTACAATGTAGTGCACGGCAGCAATGCAAATCGTACAGGATCTTTGTTACAAGATGCTAAGATGGATGTAGCTGGAAAAACTGGGACAGCTGAAACATTTGCTCCAAACGCAAATGATCCACAAAATCCATACAGTGTGGTGACGAGTACGTTTATCGGATATGCTCCTGCAAGTAATCCTAAAGTGGCGGTTTCAGTTGTATTGCCACGCTTAGAAAATGAAAGTGCACATGCCAACTTATTAATTGCCAAAGAAATCTTTAATCTTTATGCCGATATGTATGGGGCGAATTAG
- the thrS gene encoding threonine--tRNA ligase has product MIHVTFPDGAKKEFEKGTSTVEIAASISKSLSKKALAGKYNGELVDLTLPLEVDGSLEIVTPDHEDALGILRHSAAHLMANALRRLYPSIHFGVGPAIDSGFYYDTDNGEEVVTEEDLPKIEAEMMKIVKENHPIVRKVVTKEEALDLFKEDPYKVELIQELPSDETITVYDQGDFVDLCRGVHVPSTGRIQVFKLLSVAGAYWRGNSDNHMMQRIYGTAFFDKKALKAYLTMREEAKERDHRKLGKELDLFMTNASVGVGLPFWLPKGATIRRVIERYIVDKEISLGYLHVYTPIMANVDFYKTSGHWDHYHEDMFPPMDMGDGEMLVLRPMNCPHHMMVYKNDVRSYRELPIRIAELGMMHRYEKSGALSGLQRVREMTLNDGHTFVRPDQIKDEFKRTLQLMVAVYADFNITDYKFRLSYRDPKNTEKYFDDDEMWEKAQKMLKEAVDELGLDYVEAEGEAAFYGPKLDVQVTTAMGMEETLSTIQLDFLLPERFNLTYVGEDGENTHRPVVIHRGIVSTMERFVAYLTEVYKGAFPTWLSPVQATIIPVSNEHHADYAYEVKERLVAQGIRVEVDDRNEKLGYKIRSSQMQKVPYQLVVGDKERDEATVNVRHYGSKETATEDLNIFVDSIVAEVGQYSRVGNE; this is encoded by the coding sequence ATGATTCACGTAACATTTCCAGATGGAGCTAAAAAAGAATTTGAAAAAGGCACAAGCACTGTTGAGATTGCAGCAAGTATTAGTAAAAGTTTGTCCAAAAAAGCCTTAGCAGGAAAATATAACGGAGAGCTAGTGGATCTAACTTTACCGCTCGAAGTAGATGGCTCGCTTGAAATCGTAACGCCAGATCACGAGGATGCTTTAGGAATACTTCGTCATTCTGCGGCTCATTTGATGGCCAATGCACTTCGTAGATTATATCCATCTATTCATTTTGGAGTAGGTCCGGCAATTGATTCAGGGTTTTACTACGATACAGATAATGGAGAAGAAGTCGTAACAGAAGAAGACTTACCAAAAATTGAAGCTGAAATGATGAAAATTGTAAAAGAAAATCATCCAATTGTTCGTAAAGTCGTAACAAAAGAAGAAGCTTTAGACTTGTTCAAAGAAGATCCATACAAAGTAGAGTTGATTCAAGAACTACCGAGTGATGAAACAATTACGGTTTATGATCAAGGAGATTTTGTGGACTTGTGCCGTGGCGTGCATGTGCCATCAACGGGCAGAATTCAGGTTTTCAAACTTTTATCTGTTGCAGGTGCATATTGGAGAGGAAACTCAGACAATCACATGATGCAAAGAATTTATGGAACAGCCTTTTTTGATAAGAAAGCGCTGAAAGCATATTTGACTATGCGCGAAGAAGCTAAAGAACGTGACCATCGTAAGCTAGGAAAAGAATTAGACTTGTTTATGACAAATGCGAGCGTTGGAGTAGGGCTACCATTTTGGCTACCAAAAGGTGCAACCATTCGCCGTGTAATTGAACGTTACATTGTGGATAAAGAAATTAGCTTAGGGTACTTGCATGTCTATACGCCGATTATGGCGAATGTTGATTTTTATAAAACCTCTGGTCACTGGGATCACTACCATGAAGACATGTTTCCACCAATGGACATGGGTGATGGTGAAATGCTTGTTCTGCGCCCAATGAACTGTCCGCATCATATGATGGTGTATAAAAATGATGTTCGTAGTTACCGCGAATTGCCGATTCGTATTGCTGAATTAGGCATGATGCATCGCTATGAAAAGAGTGGTGCTTTGAGTGGCTTGCAACGAGTTCGTGAGATGACACTAAATGATGGTCATACATTTGTTCGCCCAGATCAAATTAAAGATGAATTTAAACGTACCTTACAATTGATGGTCGCTGTTTATGCGGATTTCAACATTACTGATTATAAATTCCGCTTAAGTTACCGTGACCCTAAGAATACTGAAAAATATTTTGATGACGATGAGATGTGGGAAAAAGCACAAAAAATGTTGAAAGAAGCGGTAGATGAGTTAGGTCTTGACTATGTGGAAGCAGAAGGAGAAGCTGCTTTTTACGGACCCAAATTGGACGTCCAAGTAACTACTGCAATGGGTATGGAAGAAACACTTTCTACGATTCAGTTAGACTTCTTGCTTCCTGAACGCTTTAATTTAACTTATGTAGGTGAAGATGGTGAAAATACACACCGTCCAGTGGTGATTCATAGAGGGATTGTTTCGACTATGGAACGCTTTGTTGCCTACCTGACAGAAGTTTACAAAGGAGCTTTCCCAACTTGGTTGTCTCCAGTCCAAGCAACCATTATCCCAGTAAGCAATGAGCATCATGCCGATTATGCTTATGAGGTAAAAGAACGTTTGGTTGCACAAGGAATTCGAGTTGAAGTCGATGATCGTAATGAAAAATTAGGCTATAAAATCCGTAGTTCTCAAATGCAAAAAGTTCCTTATCAATTAGTTGTTGGAGATAAAGAACGCGATGAAGCAACTGTAAATGTTCGTCATTACGGTAGCAAAGAGACTGCAACAGAAGATCTCAACATCTTTGTGGATAGTATCGTTGCTGAGGTCGGACAATACAGTCGTGTGGGAAATGAATAA
- a CDS encoding 2-hydroxymuconate tautomerase, giving the protein MPIVTVNLVEGRTQEQKNGLVKDVTEAIVKNTGAPAGNVHVIINDMKKGDYAVGGEMKK; this is encoded by the coding sequence ATGCCTATCGTTACTGTTAATTTAGTTGAAGGTCGTACTCAAGAACAAAAAAATGGTCTTGTAAAGGATGTCACTGAGGCTATTGTAAAAAATACTGGTGCCCCAGCTGGAAATGTTCATGTCATTATCAATGATATGAAAAAAGGCGATTATGCTGTTGGCGGAGAAATGAAAAAATAA
- a CDS encoding helix-turn-helix domain-containing protein, with translation MVNVRELLSKALKRQLELLEYFHAQKECTFTQIRDTFKEFSAQTIRTDILFCKKFIPSLVIEQEKAQIKRVCFPEAITENELYVLMYKESLELQILEELFFVEEHSYQSLADKFFVSETTIFRAVHRIRTELKHLEIQIETQPIKVRGNEDYVRQFYLLFFQEKYLYQEIPIGTTKFFDDCTLILKKMLDEHSVHFYKMEEFKLWLAISCYREGKDNHIAYLHNRTFERKLIKIIETNFAEDELSVHLIEKVKSIFYYLFNVGVFLDFSDFKESLEREFSQKMMDTNKATKKLVHKISPQLSEKETMILSYQIYQMITVNKQMVIHELMRKKEREITLSDPINSTLLELVRTEIGGCCESLDNQLLYLIYSQIILSQSRIYEHFLYAIPKMKTGLFYWGGLEFYEYIKINLLFHFPSKLEVIFYFDQETIQKDFQKGEIDCIVSQRKISQQRNVVIQEKIFRIEDYFEVHQMIDVFYSKYLKENYLNDPSSEK, from the coding sequence ATGGTGAATGTGCGAGAACTACTGAGTAAAGCGCTCAAAAGGCAATTAGAATTGTTGGAGTACTTCCATGCACAAAAAGAGTGCACCTTCACTCAAATTAGAGATACGTTTAAAGAGTTCAGCGCCCAAACGATTCGAACTGATATTTTATTTTGTAAAAAATTTATTCCCTCGCTAGTGATTGAACAAGAAAAGGCTCAAATTAAACGTGTTTGTTTCCCAGAAGCAATTACGGAAAATGAGTTATATGTCTTGATGTATAAAGAAAGTTTAGAACTTCAAATTCTTGAAGAACTTTTTTTTGTCGAAGAACACAGTTATCAAAGTTTGGCGGATAAATTTTTTGTGAGTGAAACAACTATTTTTAGAGCGGTTCACCGGATAAGAACTGAGCTTAAGCACTTAGAAATCCAAATCGAGACGCAACCAATCAAAGTACGAGGAAACGAAGACTATGTTCGTCAGTTTTATCTTCTTTTTTTTCAGGAAAAATATCTTTATCAAGAAATTCCTATTGGAACCACAAAATTTTTTGATGATTGCACACTTATTTTAAAGAAGATGCTGGATGAGCACAGCGTTCATTTCTACAAAATGGAAGAGTTTAAATTATGGCTTGCCATTAGCTGTTACCGAGAAGGAAAAGATAATCATATTGCCTACTTGCACAACCGGACTTTTGAGCGCAAGCTAATCAAAATTATTGAGACAAACTTTGCGGAGGACGAACTATCGGTTCACTTGATTGAAAAAGTAAAAAGTATTTTTTATTATTTATTTAATGTCGGCGTATTTCTTGATTTTTCTGATTTTAAAGAATCGCTAGAAAGAGAATTTAGTCAAAAGATGATGGATACAAATAAGGCAACAAAAAAATTAGTCCATAAAATATCGCCTCAATTATCAGAGAAAGAGACAATGATTTTATCTTATCAAATTTATCAGATGATTACCGTGAATAAGCAAATGGTCATACACGAGCTTATGAGAAAAAAAGAACGAGAAATTACGCTCTCTGATCCAATTAATTCGACACTATTGGAGTTAGTCCGAACAGAGATTGGTGGTTGCTGCGAATCGCTGGATAACCAATTGCTATATTTGATTTATTCACAAATTATTTTATCGCAGTCAAGGATTTATGAACATTTTTTGTATGCAATTCCTAAAATGAAAACAGGTCTTTTTTATTGGGGAGGTTTGGAGTTTTATGAGTATATCAAGATTAATTTACTTTTTCATTTTCCTTCAAAATTGGAAGTTATCTTTTATTTTGATCAAGAGACAATTCAAAAGGATTTCCAAAAAGGAGAGATTGACTGTATTGTTTCCCAAAGAAAAATTAGTCAGCAACGCAATGTGGTCATTCAGGAAAAAATATTTCGAATCGAGGATTATTTTGAAGTGCATCAAATGATTGATGTCTTTTATTCAAAATACCTAAAGGAAAACTATTTAAATGACCCTTCCAGTGAAAAATAA
- a CDS encoding acyltransferase, whose product MDKRDANLDLIRCVATLMVVSVHFFLNTTFYDLPIDNWQMIVMVFLRVLFIPCVPLFLILSGYLMKNKKLSYRYYTQLAKVLIIYVQASVVIYLFRVFIFDEKLSIWEGVMGIFDYSTAPYAWYIEMYLALYLLIPFLNKMWNSCRSVEEHRLLLFVLISITILPTFFNTFEKIIPDFFQQMYPITYYFSGAYIATYKKEIKQKPVLLSGSVALFVSGVHNVLVSYGGVFKWQGFNDYYSYQAYFLAVFIFIGLLKVKISTRWKQPLALISNYTLYMYLLSYVLDTLVYPRFKAVVPSMKVALYWIVLPVFLVYTGSFVLAVGTKMSFSILRRRHKARK is encoded by the coding sequence GTGGACAAGCGAGATGCAAATTTAGACTTAATTAGGTGTGTTGCGACATTGATGGTCGTGTCCGTTCATTTTTTTCTTAATACCACCTTCTATGATTTACCTATTGATAATTGGCAAATGATTGTGATGGTATTTTTACGCGTGCTATTTATCCCATGTGTGCCTCTCTTTTTGATACTTAGTGGCTATTTAATGAAAAATAAAAAGCTTTCTTATCGTTACTACACGCAACTTGCGAAAGTTTTAATAATATATGTTCAGGCTTCGGTTGTGATTTATTTATTTCGCGTGTTTATTTTTGATGAAAAACTGAGTATTTGGGAGGGAGTCATGGGGATCTTTGATTATTCTACCGCACCGTACGCTTGGTATATTGAGATGTATCTGGCTCTTTACTTGCTGATTCCTTTTTTAAATAAAATGTGGAACAGTTGTCGCTCAGTAGAGGAGCATCGTTTGCTGTTATTTGTTTTAATCTCCATCACGATACTTCCAACGTTTTTTAACACATTTGAAAAAATAATTCCTGATTTTTTTCAGCAAATGTATCCCATTACCTACTACTTTTCTGGCGCATATATTGCGACGTACAAGAAAGAAATTAAACAAAAGCCTGTTTTGCTTAGCGGGTCAGTGGCTCTATTTGTAAGTGGTGTTCATAATGTGTTGGTGAGTTATGGAGGTGTTTTTAAGTGGCAGGGATTTAATGATTATTATAGCTACCAAGCCTATTTTTTGGCAGTTTTTATTTTTATTGGATTGTTGAAAGTGAAAATTTCAACTCGTTGGAAGCAACCGCTCGCGCTTATATCGAACTACACGCTATACATGTATTTGCTTTCTTATGTCTTAGATACACTGGTATATCCAAGATTCAAAGCAGTAGTACCTTCAATGAAAGTAGCGTTGTATTGGATAGTCCTCCCCGTATTTTTGGTTTATACCGGTTCTTTTGTGTTAGCAGTTGGAACAAAAATGAGCTTTTCAATCTTGAGAAGAAGGCATAAGGCTAGGAAATGA
- a CDS encoding polysaccharide deacetylase family protein produces the protein MRAKIFNCLLVFSSVICLVVLLFSVLHYTKKEVSSSKGAEKLYDTPMNFSKEDTGILILCYHRVLNENQLVKLGKTISSNSQLHSFNVEAKKFKEEMNFLKKNQIPVISINEMLERIKKNQIDKKYVVITFDDIDISIVQNAFPVLNELNFPYTTFVITGQTSQYLDGSQMANWSDIEKLAFNPLVTIGLHTDDMHYQEKNKPILSKKSSYKEFVKDYKASIKHYSEHIATQAPSLFASPYGVLQDNMADYLYQQGIQAIFSLENGVVNSDSDLKRLPRVIVTDQSWKYLSTWLLRK, from the coding sequence ATGAGAGCAAAGATTTTTAACTGTTTATTAGTATTCAGTAGTGTCATTTGTTTGGTTGTACTACTTTTTTCAGTGCTGCACTATACTAAAAAAGAAGTCAGTAGTTCAAAGGGTGCCGAAAAATTATACGATACGCCCATGAATTTTTCTAAAGAAGATACAGGCATCCTAATCTTATGCTACCACAGAGTTTTGAATGAAAATCAGTTAGTGAAACTCGGAAAAACAATTAGTTCCAATTCACAATTACATAGTTTTAATGTAGAAGCAAAGAAATTTAAAGAGGAAATGAATTTCCTAAAGAAAAATCAAATCCCGGTAATCTCAATTAATGAGATGCTAGAAAGAATAAAAAAAAATCAAATCGACAAAAAATATGTAGTGATTACGTTTGATGACATTGATATTTCTATTGTTCAAAATGCTTTTCCTGTATTGAATGAGCTGAACTTTCCGTACACGACATTTGTGATTACAGGACAAACGAGTCAATATTTAGATGGTTCACAAATGGCTAACTGGTCAGATATTGAAAAACTGGCTTTCAATCCGCTCGTGACCATTGGGCTTCATACGGATGATATGCATTACCAAGAAAAAAACAAACCGATCCTATCAAAGAAAAGTTCTTACAAAGAATTTGTAAAAGATTACAAGGCGAGTATCAAGCATTATAGCGAACATATTGCTACGCAAGCTCCTAGTCTATTTGCCTCTCCATATGGTGTGCTTCAAGATAATATGGCAGATTATTTGTACCAACAAGGGATTCAGGCGATCTTCTCTTTAGAAAATGGGGTGGTAAATTCAGACAGTGATTTAAAAAGATTGCCTCGGGTGATTGTGACGGATCAAAGCTGGAAATACTTATCGACGTGGCTTTTAAGAAAGTGA
- a CDS encoding glycosyltransferase, which yields MITQTLNVFVSYYPVIMSIFWIVGSLFFYLKRENTSPKKQDKITILVPAYNEEETIEMSVESLINLTYSDYEIMLINDCSTDKTLEKMKCLQKKYCEERQLTLVNLEKNCGKAKALNFALKKVETKYLLVVDSDAHLAPNALEKLMESMGQDEKIGAVTGRPIIRNRTTLLGRLQTLEYLGIIERIKEAQSFFFDQIMTVSGVLVLYRVKALTKIGGWTEETMTEDIDATWKLYQKNWRVVYQPKAITWILAPEKIRNLIKQRSRWAIGGFEMLLSNKTLLFKGSWSEKCLLVEMLLSHIWSWLFLISVGQYIYYISLTHALKINGTLMLLYVAVACIQFFMGIRRSLKEAQLKASDYLVLPGYLLYYWLINLMTALYAEWAVLMKKTSHGKWESPDRGI from the coding sequence ATGATCACTCAAACGTTGAATGTTTTTGTTTCTTATTATCCAGTTATTATGTCCATCTTTTGGATAGTCGGAAGTCTGTTTTTTTATTTAAAAAGAGAAAATACCTCCCCAAAAAAACAGGATAAAATCACTATTTTAGTACCTGCTTATAATGAGGAAGAAACGATTGAAATGTCCGTAGAATCACTGATAAATCTAACTTATTCTGATTATGAAATCATGTTGATTAACGACTGCAGTACAGATAAAACGTTAGAAAAAATGAAATGTTTACAAAAAAAATATTGCGAGGAAAGGCAACTGACGTTAGTTAATTTAGAAAAAAATTGTGGAAAAGCCAAGGCGCTGAATTTTGCTTTGAAAAAAGTTGAAACAAAGTATTTATTAGTGGTAGACTCAGACGCCCATTTAGCTCCCAATGCGCTAGAAAAACTCATGGAAAGCATGGGACAAGACGAAAAAATTGGGGCGGTAACCGGCAGACCGATTATTAGAAATCGAACGACATTGCTAGGTCGTCTGCAAACATTAGAGTATTTGGGAATTATTGAACGAATCAAAGAAGCACAAAGCTTTTTCTTTGACCAAATTATGACCGTTTCTGGTGTCCTTGTTTTGTATCGGGTAAAAGCGTTAACCAAAATCGGTGGATGGACAGAAGAGACGATGACAGAAGATATTGATGCTACTTGGAAATTGTACCAAAAAAATTGGCGTGTAGTCTATCAACCAAAAGCAATAACTTGGATTTTGGCACCTGAGAAAATACGGAACCTAATAAAGCAACGATCCCGGTGGGCAATTGGAGGATTTGAAATGCTTTTAAGCAATAAAACACTCCTTTTCAAAGGAAGTTGGAGTGAAAAATGCTTGTTAGTCGAAATGCTTCTGAGTCACATTTGGTCCTGGTTATTTTTGATTTCTGTTGGACAATATATTTATTACATAAGTTTGACACATGCACTGAAAATTAATGGGACGCTCATGCTTCTATATGTTGCAGTTGCCTGTATTCAATTTTTTATGGGTATTCGAAGATCCCTAAAAGAAGCACAGCTAAAAGCTTCAGATTATTTGGTTTTACCAGGTTATTTACTTTATTATTGGCTAATTAATTTAATGACAGCACTTTATGCCGAATGGGCTGTGCTAATGAAAAAAACGAGTCATGGGAAATGGGAAAGTCCAGATAGGGGGATTTAA